The DNA sequence CAAGACACAGaaccccaccagctcaggagggctctgtgtgtgcagcccactcacagtgtgtgtctctgtgtgtctctgtgtgtgtgtgtgtgtgtgtgtgtgtgtgtgtgtgtgtgtgtgtgtgtgtgtgtgtgtgttaatattaACTAACATTAGAACAGATAATTATTCAGtgtatctttttattttcatgttttctgtctgtgtgtttatttacaatatttctctttttgttttttacacagGTTAATAAACGCGTCATGATAAATGAagattatttttaagatttaaacctgcaaagaaaaatatgaattatttctTCATTCGGGGACTCCAAAAGATGTTTTTAgtttgagtgtctgtgtgtgtgtgtgtgtgtgtgtgtgtgtgtgtgtgtgtgtgtgtgtgtgtgtgtgtgtgtgtgtgtgtgtgtgagagagtgagtttTTCATCATCGGGTGTCTGAAGGGTGAAGAAGTTAGAAACACTTTTAGTTTAAAGATCAACTTTATGAACCAATCAGACCGGCACGCTTCAGCTCCTGGTCTTCATCATGACCTCATGGTCTTCATCATGACCTCGTGATCTTCATCATGACCTCCTGGTCTTCATCATGACCTCCTGGTCTTCATCATGACCTCCTGGTCTTCATCATGACCTTGTGGTCTTCATCATGACCTCCTGGTCTTCATCATGACCTCCTGGTCTTCATCATGACCTCCTGGTCTTCATCATGACCTCGTGGTCTTCATCATGACCTCCTGGTCTTCATCATGACCTCCTGGTCTTCATCATGACCTCCTGGTCTTCATCATGACCTCGTGATCTTCATCATGACCTCCTGGTCTTCATCATGACCTCCTGGTCTTCATCATGACCTCCTGGCCTTCATCATGACCTCCTGGTCTTCATCATGACCTTGTGATCTTCATCATGACCTCCTGGTCTTCATCATGACCTCGTGATCTTCATCATGACCTCCTGGTCTTCATCATGACTTCCTGGTCTTCATCATGACCTCGTGATCTTCATAATGACCTCCTGGTCTTCATCATGACCTCCTGGTCTTCATCATGACCTCCTGGTCTTCATCATGACCTTGTGATCTTCATCATGACCTCCTGGCCTTCATCATGACCTCCTGGTCTTCATCATGACCTCGTGGTCTTCATCATGACCTCGTGATCTTCATCATGACCTCGTGATCTTCATCATGACCTCCTGGTCTTCATCATGACCTCCTGGTCTTCATCATGACCTCCTGGTCTTCATCATGACCTTGTGATCTTCATCATGACCTCCTGGCCTTCATCATGACCTCGTGGCCTTCATCATGACCTCCTGGTCTTCATCATGACCTCCTGGTCTTCATCATGACCTCGTGGCCTTCATCATGACCTCCTGGTCTTCATCATGACCTCCTGGTCTTCATCATGACCTTGTGATCTTCATCATGACCTCCTGGCCTTCATCATGACCTCCTGGCCTTCATCATGACCTCGTGGTCTTCATCATGACCTCGTGATCTTCATCATGACCTCGTGATCTTCATCATGACCTCCTGGTCTTCATCATGACCTCGTGGCCTTCATCATGACCTCCTGGTCTTCATCATGACCTTGTGATCTTCATCATGACCTCCTGGCCTTCATCATGACCTCCTGGTCTTCATCATGACCTCGTGGTCTTCATCATGACCTCGTGATCTTCATCATGACCTCGTGATCTTCATCATGACCTCGTGGTCTTCATCATGACCTCCTGGTCTTCATCATGACCTCGTGGCCTTCATCATGACCTCCTGGTCTTCATCATGACCTCCTGGCCTTCATCATGACCTCATGGTCTTCATCATGACCTCCTGGTCTTCATCATGACCTCCTGGTCTTCATCATGACCTTGTGGTATTCATCATGATGTATCTCCGTTTATTGTCTTTAATGAACTCATGCTCACGATGCGTTCAGGTGCAGAGCGAACATTACGGAGGGGTACGCAGGTTTAAAGGTCCGGGGGTCCGGGGGTCTGGGGGTCCGGGGATCCGGCGGTCCGGGGGTCCAGGCTGCAGGATCTGAACCACAGTGACACTAATCCAGTCTGTAACCCTGATGAAGACCACGAGCCGAACCAGGAGGTCGAATCTGTCAAAGCgggaaaaacaataaaaacttttttatccacttctctgttctgtctttttttcttcttctgttcttttctcttttcagttGTTGTCCGTTTTCATCATCGAGTCATGTTGTCTTCTTCAGGAGCCTTTGAAAACGAGATGGTCCATCTCAAGAGGATTATCCTGctcaaataaaatattaaatataagacctgctaaaataaaatattaaatataagacctgctaaaataaaatactaaatataagacctgctaaaataaaatattaaatataagacctgctaaaataaaatactaaatataagacctgctaaaataaaatattaaatataagacctgctcaaataaaatattaaatataagacctgctaaaataaaatattaaatataagacctgctcaaataaaatattaaatataagacctgctaaaataaaatattaaatataagacctgctaaaataaaatactaaatataagacctgctaaaataaaatattaaatataagacctgctcaaataaaatattaaatataagacctgctaaaataaaatattaaatataagacctgctcaaataaaatattaaatataagacctgctaaaataaaatattaaatataagacctgctaaaataaaatactaaatataagacctgctaaaataaaatattaaatataagacctgctaaaataaaatattaaatataagacCGGGATGTTTCCGCTCTGTTCGTGTCGGTGGATTTTAATTTAACAGTTAAACACATTCACGTGTTTTTCTGAaactgtgctgcagctccagaGCTCAGACTTTCAAAAACTTTAAATCCGAGAGGACTCCTTCTGTCGgacatccagagagagagagagaagaaataaaacaggaggCCGAGAATCACTGAAGACAGATTCACGTTCAGAGGATTCAGCGCGTGGACTCACTGAttcataataacaataataataataatcatcatcatcatcatcatcatcatcatcataatcataatcataatcataataataattcatttgCTGCATTTATAattgatatatatttaatatattacTTTTAGTTTAAAGATCAACTTTATGAAGTAATCAGACTGATTGGTTCATAAAGTTGATCTTTAAACTAAAAGTGTTTCTGACCTCTTCACTCTTCAGGCACCATGATGGAGAAGTTGTGTCTTAAACCCCTCTCTGCTTCTGgagagaaggagtccactgaattatatcttcttcttttttttttagtttttaactcGTTAAATtcagttacatttaaaaaggagACATCCGGGTATTTTACTGCTCGCCTCCGTCCCTCAGTGCgccacaaacagacacaaacacatttcatttataaatatgaatataaatatcTAGCCGTGTCTGTAGTTAACAGAATCTGTTAAACACGAGCCGGTCTCTTTAGTTAAATGTccaataaatattaaatgttattaattaaataatgaGACTCAGTCAAATGaattaagataaataaaaataaatccaaagtgATGAATGAAGAGCTGGAGGTCTTTAATGACGTGAGGCTCCAAATGTAAACTCAGCAGAAattacagaaagaagaagaaacgaagaagaagaattaaaaaacGAAGAAGAGTCTTTTGttgctctattttatttttaaatataattcctTAACGCTGCGCTTTGCTCTCCTCTCGGAGttaatttagatttaaaataaatgaatcccCGCTGGATAAAGTTTCATCAATTTAAGAATGAAAAAACTATGTTTAGTGTACACACACGAACATTATGAACACACAGCCTGAGTGTATTTTCCACGCGCGCTATTCTTAAATCAGAAGTCTGAACTTCCGGTGAGACGCGGGGACGCGCTCAATGCAAACCTTCAACGTGTCCCTCTCATAGACTCTATGTTACCCTCTCTGGTCCCTCTATATCAGATCTGTCCACATGCAGgtttgacaggaagtgatgtcccCTCACAGCCAATCAGCGGTGTCGCTGGAGCTCCTCCggcatgtatgtatgtctgagggggggggggggcatctccTCCGGCAGACTGTGGACTCCTTCAGGTGTAtgtctgagggggggggggggggggtccaggCTGTTACTGAAGACAGAGGAGAACCTAAATGTCGTCCCGATCATTCTTCATTTCCAGCATTAAATCTGAgagaagagtttaaaaaataaaacactctgagTTAGAGAAAgatctctcttcttcttttcttctcttcttcttttcttctcttcttcttttcttctcttcttcttttcttctgtacATTGACCTCGGACTCCTTAACCCCGGAGTCCTCCTCTAAAGGTAGCTGTCAGTCTGCCCTGTCCGGGTCTCACGGCTGTTCATCATGgttagacaggtgtgtgtgtgtgtgtgtgtgtgtgtgtgtgtgtgtgtgtgtgtgtggattaatacattttaatcttaTTAATGCTTCTCTAAAATGACTCTAACATGTTTGTAACATTTCCATTGATTTGAGCAGCAGGAAATAAATGTTCCCTAAAAtatgatgtgtgttttattgtgaaattgaaataatgatgtgttttattgtgaaatttaaataatgatgtgttttattgtgaaatttaaataatgatgtgttttattgtgaaatttaattaatgatgtgtgttttattttgtaatttaaataacaatgtgttttattttgtaatttaaataatgatgtgtgttttattgtgaaatttaattaatgatgtgtgttttattttgtaatttaaataatgatgtgtgttttattttgtaatttaaataatgatgtgtgttttattgtgaaatttaaataatgatgtgtgtgttattttctaatttaaataatgatgtgtgttttgttttgtaatttaaagTAGCACGTGCATCCTTTAATTCTTAATTGTTGGTTTTGTGACGTCACACTCAAAATTCCCTTAATTGAAAAAGCTTGAAATGAAACGGAGTCCCTCAGGGTTCTGCCTGATATGTTTTAATGTCTCACACTCATTGAACACATGAAcatctccgtgtgtgtgtgtgttcctgctcatgtccacacacacacacacacacacacgcacacacacacacgcacacacacgcgcacacacacacgcacacacacacacattgatgctttttgttgtttttttctacattgaAATAATAAAACGTATATAAGCTCCAAAGTGCTGAAATCTCTTACCTTTACAAACAcagcaagaaaaacagaaacacacacacacacacacacatcctgcagcAGGAGTCTACTTGCTTTTATCCAATCACTGCAGAGGTAGGAAGGCGCGTGTCCAATAGAAAGTAACACAAGGTGACATTtcagtcggggggggggggtctccgagaaaagagaggaatacTGAAATGTTCTGAGTCTCTCCTCAGAGGTGAACACACTGACATTTACACCGGAAGTCCAGGCTCCACGAGCACATATATGTTTGATGCTTAAAGAAGTGTCTTCTTAAAGGGGGTCTTAAAGGGGGTCTTAAAGGGGGTCCCTCCGGTCAGAAAGAGTCATTGATCCTCTGGTCTGACCTGGACTTCAGGCTGAGgcagctcctcctcttgtcaGAATAATAAATTGTTTCATTTCCTGGTagtgaataaaacaaatgaataaatagaggggtgggggggggggggtcctcacTGGTTCCCCGCACACGCAGAAAGAGTCCATGCTGGGAGGCAGTACGCGTACGGGTAATAGTAGGGGGGCTGCAGGGAGAGCAGGGGGGGCCGCAGGATCTCTCCCGGGCCGTACTGTCTCTGGTCGTCCCGAACCAGAACTTTCACCGCCACCTTCTTTGCAGCCGGGGTCGAGGCCATGAGATCTGCAGCCATCTGGCGGCGTTTGGTCTTGTACCTGCGGTTCTGGAACCAGATCTTGACCTGAGTCTCTGTGAGCTTCAGGGAGGCCGCCAGGTCCGCGCGCTCCGGTCCCGACAGGTACCTCTGATGGTTGAAGCGGCGCTCGAGCTCAAAGACCTGCGCGTGAGAGAACGCGGCCCTCGAGCGCTTCTTCCTCTGCTTGGGCTGGTCCGGACTCTTCTGGTCCTGGTCCGGACTCTTCTGGTCCAGGGTGCTGGAGTCTGGGAGATCAAACAGTTTGTTATTATTTGAACACAGCTGGAATCACGTGGTGATGTGCAGCTTCTTTTTTAAGAAACATCTGGATCTCTGCTGTGACACATTATCcggcctgctgctgtagatCTACTGAAGTCTGTACTCATCTTTTCTGTTAGCTAAGGCTTCATATATCTTTGAAACCTAAATGTGTTAATGCCATGTACCAAGCCTTtaaaaagttcaataaaaaaatttgAAGAACCATCTGGAGTTCATCTCCTCCAAATATGAAAAGTAGTAAAGTGtagtttctcttttattctaAATATAAGAGAGTTAATAATCTGAGTCAGAGAGaatattaaagtctttatcaTTTAATAATTAGAATCATAATTTAGTAACAGAATTCTaaccaacagaaaacaaaatcattctTTTCTAAGACAGAAGCAGACAGACCCAGCTGCGTGGGAGTTTCTCGTACTGACCCGTGGTGTTAGTGGGTTCACTGTCACTCTTTGTAttctctgcagctgcacagTCCTGGTCCGTCTCCTCCTGCAAACTTTCCTCCAACACGTCCGACGCACGCTCTCCGTTCTTCTCCGACGTGCTCAGTCCCGAGTCCGAGTCGTAGTGTTTGTGCTCCGTGggctcagctctgtgtttgtgctccGTGGGTTCGGCTCTGTGAGACCAGCACAGGTCCAGGTGagccaggtgtctgctgtcctCCTTCTTGTTCAGGATGGACTGAATCGAGAACGGCATCAGAGAGTTTCCACGAACGGCCATTTTTCACAAGAGACGAGTTTGAACTCGGTTCTTCAAGTTgagtaaaaaattaaaaaaaaacaaagaaggagGAAATCCGTCCAGTGTCGCGTGCTGGCTCACATCCCCGCGCGAGAAGAAAACTTTCTGCTTCTCCTCCGCGCGCGTAGCTCggccatcactctctctctcctctccggACTAAAGACTGAAGACTAACCCTCTCCGGACCTTTTCACCATCCACCCTCACCTGTGACTGACAGCCACTCAGCGCCGCCTCCTATTGGTCCACACATGAGGAAAGGAGTTCACCGATTGGCCACTGTACATGACGTCATGCTGCTTTCACCCGGGTgggaaaaaagttgaagaaaagtTTGATGGAAGTTTTTCACAGAGACAAA is a window from the Labrus mixtus unplaced genomic scaffold, fLabMix1.1 SCAFFOLD_161, whole genome shotgun sequence genome containing:
- the nkx3-2 gene encoding homeobox protein Nkx-3.2 — encoded protein: MAVRGNSLMPFSIQSILNKKEDSRHLAHLDLCWSHRAEPTEHKHRAEPTEHKHYDSDSGLSTSEKNGERASDVLEESLQEETDQDCAAAENTKSDSEPTNTTDSSTLDQKSPDQDQKSPDQPKQRKKRSRAAFSHAQVFELERRFNHQRYLSGPERADLAASLKLTETQVKIWFQNRRYKTKRRQMAADLMASTPAAKKVAVKVLVRDDQRQYGPGEILRPPLLSLQPPYYYPYAYCLPAWTLSACAGNQ